Proteins co-encoded in one Thermocrinis sp. genomic window:
- the tig gene encoding trigger factor, whose translation MKVSLEEREGLFRSLRVEVEGQIVKESLEGVFNQLVQNVELEGFRKGKAPLWLIKAKYKDYIREEVGKKVADATLQKAIEESSLKPVADIYLEEVELNEKENKVAYRVVFEVPPSFELKLEEIESLKVEVPKVEFKEEMVQEEINKLRNQHAVWEPVDREIREGDMVVIQYNVQDLDSGETSEGETTVIVGQKFLREEIERELLNKKEGDEITVDSVDLFDTEGKVVGKAKVKIQIKAVKEKVLPEANDDFAKELGFGETWKEAEEKIRDLIKNRLEDYKKLLVEDAVVKKLLEIHQFDIPQTLLRREISFLVDTRLKELASLGIDTRYVDVQGIAKELLPQAVANIKLRYILDKYAQVKSLEVSSEEIENEYSKLASVYGVEVDKIKADIQSKGLESVIVEDALRNKALKDIIQKVEVLEVENKEERKNENT comes from the coding sequence ATGAAAGTTAGCTTGGAAGAAAGAGAAGGACTCTTTAGGAGTTTGAGGGTTGAAGTTGAAGGACAGATTGTAAAGGAAAGTTTAGAAGGTGTTTTCAACCAACTTGTTCAAAACGTAGAGCTGGAGGGATTTAGAAAGGGAAAGGCTCCGCTGTGGCTTATAAAGGCAAAGTATAAGGACTATATAAGGGAGGAGGTGGGAAAGAAGGTGGCGGACGCAACCTTACAAAAAGCAATAGAGGAGAGCAGTCTCAAACCGGTGGCTGACATATACTTAGAAGAAGTAGAGCTTAACGAGAAGGAAAATAAGGTAGCTTACAGAGTTGTTTTTGAAGTTCCACCTTCCTTTGAACTTAAGCTGGAAGAGATAGAAAGCTTGAAGGTTGAAGTGCCAAAAGTTGAGTTCAAAGAAGAGATGGTTCAAGAGGAGATAAACAAGCTAAGGAACCAACACGCTGTATGGGAACCAGTAGACAGAGAAATCAGAGAGGGAGACATGGTGGTTATTCAATACAATGTCCAGGATCTGGATAGCGGGGAGACTTCAGAAGGGGAAACCACGGTTATAGTGGGGCAGAAGTTTTTGAGGGAAGAAATAGAAAGGGAGCTGTTGAACAAAAAGGAGGGAGATGAGATAACCGTAGATAGCGTGGATCTGTTTGATACAGAGGGAAAAGTGGTAGGTAAGGCGAAGGTTAAAATACAGATAAAAGCGGTAAAGGAGAAAGTGCTTCCGGAAGCTAACGACGACTTTGCAAAGGAACTTGGCTTTGGAGAAACTTGGAAAGAAGCGGAGGAAAAGATAAGGGATCTTATAAAGAATCGCCTTGAAGACTATAAAAAGTTATTGGTGGAAGATGCTGTTGTCAAAAAACTGCTAGAAATACATCAGTTTGATATTCCACAGACCCTCCTTAGGAGGGAAATAAGCTTTTTGGTTGATACAAGGCTAAAAGAGCTTGCATCCTTGGGCATAGATACAAGATATGTGGATGTGCAAGGAATAGCAAAAGAGTTGTTACCCCAAGCAGTTGCAAACATAAAACTTAGGTATATTTTGGATAAATACGCCCAGGTGAAAAGCTTGGAAGTCTCTTCAGAAGAGATAGAAAATGAATATTCTAAGCTGGCTTCTGTATACGGTGTTGAGGTGGATAAGATAAAAGCTGACATACAGTCTAAAGGTTTGGAAAGTGTCATAGTGGAAGATGCCTTAAGAAACAAAGCTC